The proteins below come from a single Faecalibaculum rodentium genomic window:
- a CDS encoding site-specific integrase: MDRLAPDMKICDLNRLTYQRLINAYAELHERQTTMDFHHQLKGAILDAVDEGYLDKDPTRKVIIKGRQPRPKKEKYLNQFQLQTLITSLKLESEISWEWFILLVAKTGMRFSEALALTPQDFDFRKQTVSVSKTWDYKGKGGFLPTKNKSSVRKIPLDWQVSIQFAQLLKDLPSDQPIFVRKKVYNSTVNHVLGRYCRRSQLPVITIHGLRHTHASLLLFAGVSIASVARRLGHSSMTTTQKTYLHIIQELENKDIDLIMRSLSSLNQ; this comes from the coding sequence GTGGATCGGCTGGCACCGGATATGAAAATCTGTGATCTGAATCGACTGACCTATCAGAGACTTATAAACGCGTATGCCGAGCTTCACGAACGGCAGACAACAATGGATTTTCATCACCAGTTGAAGGGCGCTATTCTGGATGCCGTGGACGAGGGATATTTGGACAAAGATCCTACAAGAAAAGTCATTATCAAAGGAAGACAGCCACGGCCTAAAAAGGAGAAGTACCTCAATCAGTTTCAGCTGCAGACACTGATCACGTCTTTGAAGCTCGAATCGGAGATTTCCTGGGAATGGTTCATTCTCCTGGTGGCCAAAACCGGCATGCGGTTTTCCGAAGCCCTGGCTTTGACTCCACAGGATTTTGACTTTCGAAAACAGACTGTGTCCGTATCCAAAACCTGGGATTACAAAGGCAAGGGGGGATTCCTGCCTACTAAGAACAAATCATCAGTTCGTAAAATTCCTCTGGACTGGCAGGTATCCATTCAGTTTGCCCAGCTTCTTAAGGATCTGCCGTCAGATCAGCCCATATTCGTCAGAAAAAAAGTGTATAACTCAACGGTAAATCACGTTTTGGGGCGTTATTGCCGGAGATCCCAACTGCCTGTCATCACCATTCATGGCCTTCGTCATACTCATGCCTCGCTTCTTTTGTTTGCGGGCGTCTCGATTGCCAGCGTTGCCAGACGGCTGGGCCATTCCAGCATGACCACTACGCAGAAGACCTATCTTCATATCATTCAGGAACTGGAAAACAAGGATATAGATCTGATTATGCGTTCGTTGTCTTCGCTGAACCAATAA
- a CDS encoding restriction endonuclease subunit S, translating into MGTILTGLQNNTLSRTELSFENGSAMNIHYGDILVKFDEILDIKKENLPLIEDVKVISKFKNSFLQNGDIVIADTAEDETVGKCSEIAGVTQEKVISGLHTIPYRPKCKFGPGYLGFYLNSESYHKQLLPLMQGIKVTSVSKSSMQDTVIKYPRQQEEQTLIGAFFSQIDNFITLHQRKSVTIKKLKSGLLRKMILTVESTLTDVFLPLFTIDWEQRKLGDYIHERRERTIFEDEDRLISCAINGIFLNSELFSHFRGKSNIGYLKIKKNDLILSAQNLHLGNANVNLRFQHGIISPAYKVYSLVDVNPEFMQTWVKREETKSLFLKATTEGASQCRKNIDWDRLYKQLVLFPGVSEQSQIGSFFSQLDDLITLHQRKLFIIAYIK; encoded by the coding sequence TTGGGAACAATCCTTACAGGCTTACAAAATAACACGCTTTCAAGGACAGAGCTGTCTTTTGAAAACGGGTCAGCTATGAATATTCATTATGGTGATATCCTCGTTAAATTTGATGAGATCCTAGACATTAAAAAAGAGAATCTCCCGTTGATAGAAGATGTGAAAGTAATTTCGAAGTTTAAAAATTCGTTTCTACAGAATGGAGATATAGTTATTGCTGATACTGCTGAGGATGAAACGGTGGGTAAATGCAGTGAGATAGCAGGTGTCACTCAAGAAAAGGTTATATCTGGTCTACACACCATTCCCTACAGACCAAAGTGTAAGTTTGGCCCAGGATATCTCGGGTTCTATTTGAATTCTGAATCCTATCACAAACAACTTCTACCCTTAATGCAAGGCATTAAAGTAACCTCTGTTTCGAAATCTTCAATGCAAGATACAGTTATTAAATATCCGAGACAGCAGGAAGAACAAACTTTAATTGGTGCTTTCTTCTCGCAGATAGATAATTTCATTACCCTTCATCAGCGTAAGTCGGTTACCATCAAAAAACTCAAATCGGGTCTTCTTCGAAAGATGATACTGACAGTTGAGTCTACTCTTACGGATGTGTTTTTGCCTCTTTTTACAATAGATTGGGAACAGCGTAAGTTGGGGGATTATATACATGAACGAAGGGAACGAACGATTTTTGAGGACGAAGATCGATTAATCTCATGTGCAATCAATGGAATATTCCTAAATTCTGAATTATTCTCCCATTTTAGAGGCAAGTCCAATATTGGATATTTAAAAATAAAAAAGAATGATTTAATTCTGTCTGCACAGAATCTTCATTTAGGAAATGCGAATGTTAACCTTAGATTCCAGCATGGAATAATTTCTCCAGCATATAAGGTCTATTCATTAGTGGATGTAAATCCTGAATTCATGCAAACGTGGGTTAAAAGAGAAGAAACGAAGAGTTTGTTTTTGAAAGCCACTACAGAAGGAGCAAGCCAATGTAGGAAAAATATTGATTGGGATCGATTATATAAACAATTGGTTTTGTTTCCTGGGGTTTCTGAACAATCTCAAATTGGTTCCTTCTTTTCACAGTTAGACGATCTTATCACCCTTCATCAGCGTAAGTTATTTATTATAGCATATATAAAATAA
- a CDS encoding GIY-YIG nuclease family protein, which translates to MTGRTEKKGGVIYILTNPSFPEYVKIGYADDIKKRLKQLNRSECIPFAFRVYATYEVTSRLSDLKLHSIIDKLNPNLRSIETFDGKQRIREFYAMNPEDAYSILSAIAEINNCEDKLHRVLPNADEIEDEKTAEEIESENRERKSPIDLGLCEIPVGAELEFYNIGNPNSGRRFRVIDNHKVEYEGKPWSLSALAAKLLGSKWSVQGPSYFKYDGELLTDRRERLGV; encoded by the coding sequence ATGACAGGAAGAACAGAGAAAAAGGGTGGTGTGATTTATATTCTCACCAACCCTTCTTTTCCTGAGTACGTAAAAATTGGATATGCAGACGATATCAAGAAGCGATTGAAGCAATTGAATCGAAGTGAATGCATACCTTTTGCATTTCGTGTCTATGCAACATATGAAGTGACTTCCAGACTGTCAGATTTAAAACTTCACTCAATTATTGACAAGCTGAATCCCAATCTCAGATCCATTGAGACTTTTGACGGAAAACAGAGAATCCGTGAGTTCTATGCCATGAATCCGGAAGATGCATATTCAATTCTGAGTGCTATTGCGGAAATCAATAACTGTGAGGACAAACTTCACAGAGTCCTGCCTAATGCTGACGAGATTGAAGATGAAAAAACCGCAGAAGAAATCGAAAGCGAGAACCGTGAGCGAAAGTCACCTATTGATTTGGGTCTTTGTGAAATACCAGTTGGTGCTGAACTGGAGTTTTACAACATAGGTAATCCAAATTCAGGACGAAGATTCAGGGTAATAGATAACCATAAGGTCGAATATGAAGGAAAACCCTGGTCGCTTTCCGCTCTGGCTGCAAAACTCCTGGGAAGCAAGTGGAGCGTACAGGGTCCCTCGTATTTTAAGTATGATGGAGAACTTCTGACAGATCGTAGGGAACGTTTAGGAGTCTGA
- a CDS encoding type I restriction-modification system subunit M has translation MGEKKSISEIQSTLWAMANKLRGTMDASEYKNYILSFMFYRYLSEKQMMYMKEQELFEIPAGINENEAFAIAVKKDGWEDYLEELASSLGYAIKPENTWQSLEDKIENSSVKPSDYQDIFDAFNDSTKRNKEAEVDFKGIFSDVNLGDSRLGTTTVDRAKTLNKIVELVSGIDYIDDKGRDILGAIYEYLIGQFAASAGKKGGEFYTPHEVSVIMAKIVTTGKDMTATHDAFSVYDPTCGSGSLLLTVGSELKGGDRQGAINYYGQEMNTTTYNLARMNLMMHGVDYQNMHLSNANTLGRDWPDGQDAMGIDHMRAFEAVVANPPYSAKWEPEEGTIKDPRYKEYGRVAPKSKADYAFLLHGLYHLNNEGTMAIVLPHGVLFRGAAEGVIREALIKKNLIDTIIGLPANLFFGTSIPTIIMVLKRNKKDRNILFIDASNEYKKDKNKNVLTEDNIDKIYSTFLDRKSVDKYATLVSREEIEKNDFNLNIPRYVDTSEPEEEIDLQEVLKQIRQDDMEIQELEKKIEEQLKLLGVIQK, from the coding sequence ATGGGAGAGAAAAAAAGTATCAGTGAAATCCAGAGCACGTTGTGGGCTATGGCCAATAAGCTTCGGGGAACAATGGATGCCTCGGAATATAAGAACTATATACTGTCATTTATGTTCTATCGTTACCTATCCGAAAAGCAGATGATGTATATGAAAGAGCAGGAATTGTTTGAGATACCAGCTGGTATCAATGAGAATGAAGCTTTTGCTATCGCTGTAAAAAAAGATGGATGGGAAGACTATCTGGAAGAACTGGCTTCGTCTTTGGGATATGCGATCAAGCCGGAAAACACCTGGCAGTCACTGGAGGATAAAATCGAGAATTCCAGTGTAAAACCAAGCGATTATCAGGACATTTTCGATGCATTTAATGATAGTACCAAGCGAAACAAGGAAGCCGAAGTGGATTTCAAGGGAATCTTCAGTGATGTGAATCTGGGCGACTCACGTCTCGGAACTACCACAGTTGACCGTGCAAAAACTCTGAATAAAATCGTAGAACTTGTTTCCGGTATTGATTATATCGATGACAAAGGCCGTGATATTCTGGGTGCCATCTACGAATATCTAATCGGGCAGTTTGCTGCAAGTGCCGGAAAAAAAGGCGGCGAATTTTATACACCGCATGAAGTATCTGTGATCATGGCCAAAATAGTAACTACTGGCAAGGATATGACAGCTACCCATGATGCCTTCTCTGTATATGACCCTACCTGTGGATCCGGATCTCTGCTGCTGACAGTAGGTTCCGAGCTGAAAGGCGGGGACAGACAGGGTGCCATCAACTACTATGGGCAGGAAATGAACACAACCACCTATAACCTGGCTCGAATGAATCTGATGATGCATGGTGTTGATTATCAGAATATGCACCTGTCCAATGCCAATACACTGGGAAGAGACTGGCCTGATGGTCAGGATGCTATGGGAATTGACCATATGCGGGCTTTTGAAGCGGTGGTTGCGAATCCACCATATTCGGCAAAATGGGAACCGGAAGAAGGGACCATTAAAGACCCCAGATATAAGGAATATGGACGTGTGGCTCCTAAATCCAAAGCAGATTATGCGTTCCTACTTCACGGTTTGTATCATTTGAACAATGAAGGAACCATGGCCATTGTGTTACCACATGGTGTTCTGTTCCGGGGAGCAGCAGAAGGTGTGATTCGGGAAGCCCTGATTAAAAAGAATTTGATTGATACAATCATCGGCCTTCCAGCAAACCTTTTCTTCGGAACTTCCATTCCGACTATCATCATGGTTCTCAAAAGAAACAAAAAGGACCGCAATATCCTTTTTATTGATGCCAGCAACGAATATAAGAAAGATAAAAACAAGAACGTTCTGACAGAAGATAACATTGACAAGATTTACTCAACATTCCTGGATCGCAAGAGTGTGGATAAATATGCAACTCTGGTGTCCAGGGAGGAAATTGAGAAAAATGACTTTAACCTGAATATCCCCAGATATGTAGATACGTCTGAACCAGAAGAAGAAATCGACTTGCAGGAAGTACTTAAACAGATTCGACAAGATGACATGGAAATCCAGGAGCTGGAGAAGAAAATAGAAGAACAACTGAAACTCCTGGGAGTCATACAGAAATGA
- a CDS encoding restriction endonuclease subunit S, which translates to MADNVPKIRFPGFTEPWEQRKLGEMASFAKGNGYTKADLSTEGKPIILYGRLYTDYETVFSSIDTRSGQKPGSLLSKGGEVVVPASGETADEIARASVVMPDGIILGGDLNVITPNQAINPVFLAIELSSGNLHKVLASKAQGKSVVHLHNSDLQTLDVVFPSLDEQSQIGLCFEEFDALITLHQRKLDDLKKFKSGLLQKMFPKAGETVPEVRFPEFTGDWEQRKLGELAEIVSGGTPATSNPEYWDGTINWYTPAEISEARYVYGSQKKITEVGLNNSSAKILPKDRTILFTSRAGIGKTAILKNDASTNQGFQSIVVKNNIDPEFVYSMSTQIKEKAERVAAGSTFSEISGKQLGKIILMIPGIKEQQRIGELFSIIDNLITLHQRKLDDLKKLKQGLLQQMFV; encoded by the coding sequence ATGGCAGATAATGTACCGAAAATAAGGTTTCCGGGTTTCACGGAACCTTGGGAACAGCGTAAGTTGGGGGAGATGGCTTCTTTTGCTAAAGGTAATGGATACACAAAAGCTGATCTATCTACTGAAGGAAAACCAATAATACTGTATGGGAGGTTGTATACAGATTACGAAACAGTTTTCAGTTCGATTGATACTCGTTCTGGCCAAAAGCCAGGATCGTTATTATCGAAAGGTGGGGAGGTCGTTGTACCTGCATCTGGAGAAACAGCAGATGAGATTGCACGTGCTTCAGTTGTAATGCCAGACGGAATCATATTAGGTGGAGATTTAAATGTGATTACGCCAAACCAAGCCATAAATCCCGTATTTCTGGCAATAGAACTATCATCTGGTAATTTACATAAAGTACTGGCTTCAAAAGCACAAGGCAAATCAGTAGTCCATCTTCATAATTCTGATCTGCAAACTTTAGACGTTGTTTTTCCATCTTTGGATGAGCAATCTCAGATTGGATTATGTTTTGAGGAATTTGACGCCCTCATCACCCTTCATCAGCGTAAGCTGGATGACCTCAAAAAATTTAAATCTGGCCTACTTCAGAAGATGTTTCCGAAGGCAGGAGAGACTGTTCCGGAAGTGCGATTCCCTGAATTTACTGGAGATTGGGAACAGCGTAAGCTGGGAGAATTGGCTGAGATAGTGAGTGGAGGAACACCTGCGACTTCAAATCCAGAATATTGGGATGGAACCATCAATTGGTATACTCCTGCAGAAATTTCAGAGGCAAGATATGTCTATGGGAGCCAAAAGAAAATAACTGAAGTAGGTTTGAATAACTCTTCAGCAAAGATTTTGCCAAAAGATCGAACAATTCTATTTACCAGCAGAGCTGGAATAGGTAAAACTGCTATTCTTAAAAATGACGCTTCAACTAATCAGGGCTTTCAGTCAATAGTTGTGAAGAATAATATTGACCCAGAATTCGTATATTCCATGTCAACACAAATTAAGGAGAAGGCTGAAAGGGTTGCAGCTGGATCTACGTTTTCCGAGATTTCAGGGAAACAGCTTGGGAAGATTATACTGATGATTCCGGGGATCAAAGAACAGCAAAGAATAGGCGAGTTATTTTCTATAATTGACAACCTTATCACCCTTCATCAGCGTAAGTTGGATGATTTAAAGAAACTTAAACAGGGACTTCTTCAACAGATGTTTGTCTGA
- a CDS encoding type I restriction endonuclease subunit R, producing the protein MNSSQMKSEAQFEAELIEKLSNSPLSTEEDRKRPSHIYRSRNWTYEPQIKTTEQLWQNFKEILESHNQQTLDRPLSYTEFAQVKREIESLTTPFKAGQFLYGMNGVSQVEVDLDDGRHVYLTVFDQSQVGAGSTVYQVVNQVERPAVISGKPSRRFDVTLLINGLPIIQIELKRSDVTVERALNQMQQYTEENQYSGIFSTVQILVAMSEYNTRYMARTTPGNFNKDFAFHWQFFDNNNVVRRWNEFTDTFLSIPMAHNMATNYMILDGTVNKETLKVMRPYQVAATQRVLDAIKGNDFSGGLGKLGYVWHTTGSGKTITSFKTAWLASKLPTVDKVVFLVDRKALTSQTRDNYRAYDPEGSGDTSSIEDTASTNELSRKLKAKDSNIIVTSVQKLERLASRKNFKAPDRNFVFIVDEAHRSTGGQAFERIQKAFKKSAWIGYTGTPIFDDTKEKDSTPQVFGNNLHTYTIREAIADKNVLGFKVDFMTTLASDAVKTKYLPEFFRSQHPNWSEEKIQDKIDNLTDEDMDDMVAPSFYDENPRHVEAVVDNIYKNWKNRSADGRYNAILTTHVGGGRASTPMAMMYFRECMKANEKKLHGTNLKVAVTFSPDNTNSDGMCETNKGLHEAIEAYNKQFGTTFGLDTVQEYNEDVSMRLRQLDPDGNNLDLVIVVDRLLTGFDAPCLNTLYVDRTLKGPGLVQAYSRTNRISSRSYKQFGQVVNFRWPKQNEKLMNDALAVYSDKKNAGKTSGEQQRALVGWDILAGSFEEELAKAKEMVQEIREKTDDFTQIPASEQEQNNIYQVMQQFNRKVALLKQYPMAMNDAKEPIPDSGYDYNDPEKLVIMLGMESGENQMLTMLTNEMKSMMAKKQHIPVTDIDLMVELRKDVVVNYDYLTKLLEDLMNQVHDEKEEEIEKTREEIIKFANTLEDIPQAKQIIAAAKAIIRKEYPPRNSGMTYPYQLTNSLDVVSDVNRITVRKRVLDFRNKWGITDVVSYQELMDLMKHHGYEKQDLDMAGQLTNILKEGAQNYQVMAEDPAIRSLSRLKYRNGLRAAVYALADSLTEEGRSLEE; encoded by the coding sequence ATGAACAGTAGCCAAATGAAGTCGGAAGCCCAGTTCGAAGCGGAACTCATCGAAAAGCTTTCCAACTCTCCTCTGTCCACAGAAGAGGACAGAAAGAGACCCAGCCACATTTACCGGTCCAGAAACTGGACCTATGAACCGCAGATCAAGACCACGGAACAGCTGTGGCAGAATTTCAAGGAAATCCTGGAAAGTCACAACCAGCAGACTCTGGACAGGCCGTTGAGCTACACCGAGTTTGCACAGGTGAAGCGGGAAATCGAATCCCTGACCACACCCTTCAAAGCCGGTCAGTTTCTCTATGGGATGAACGGTGTTTCCCAGGTGGAGGTGGATCTGGATGACGGCCGCCACGTGTATCTGACAGTCTTTGACCAGTCCCAGGTGGGAGCCGGCAGCACGGTGTATCAGGTCGTGAATCAGGTTGAACGCCCAGCCGTGATTTCCGGAAAGCCGTCACGGCGGTTTGACGTGACGTTACTGATCAATGGACTGCCGATCATCCAGATCGAACTGAAGCGCTCGGATGTCACCGTAGAGCGGGCACTGAACCAGATGCAGCAATACACCGAGGAGAATCAGTACAGTGGTATTTTCTCCACGGTGCAGATTCTGGTGGCCATGTCCGAATACAATACCCGGTATATGGCCAGGACCACTCCGGGAAACTTCAACAAGGACTTCGCCTTCCACTGGCAGTTCTTTGACAACAACAATGTGGTCCGCCGCTGGAATGAGTTCACCGACACCTTCCTGTCCATTCCCATGGCTCACAACATGGCCACCAACTACATGATCCTTGACGGAACCGTGAACAAGGAAACGCTGAAAGTCATGCGCCCTTACCAGGTGGCGGCCACCCAGCGGGTCCTGGATGCTATCAAGGGCAATGATTTCAGCGGTGGCCTGGGAAAACTGGGATATGTCTGGCATACCACCGGTTCCGGCAAGACCATCACATCCTTCAAGACGGCCTGGCTTGCCAGCAAGCTGCCGACCGTGGACAAAGTCGTGTTCCTGGTAGACCGAAAAGCCCTGACCAGCCAGACCAGAGACAATTATCGTGCCTATGATCCCGAAGGCTCGGGAGATACGAGCAGCATTGAAGATACAGCCAGCACCAACGAGCTGAGCCGGAAGCTGAAGGCAAAGGACAGCAACATCATTGTGACCTCAGTGCAGAAACTGGAGCGCCTTGCCTCCCGGAAAAACTTCAAGGCACCGGACCGCAATTTTGTGTTCATTGTGGATGAAGCACATCGGTCCACCGGGGGACAGGCTTTTGAGAGAATCCAGAAGGCATTCAAGAAGTCTGCCTGGATCGGTTATACAGGCACGCCGATATTCGATGATACCAAGGAAAAGGATTCCACACCCCAGGTCTTTGGCAACAACCTGCACACCTATACCATTCGGGAAGCCATCGCAGACAAGAACGTTCTGGGATTCAAGGTCGATTTCATGACCACGCTGGCTTCGGATGCGGTCAAAACCAAGTATCTGCCTGAATTTTTCCGTAGCCAGCATCCCAACTGGTCTGAGGAAAAGATTCAGGACAAGATCGACAACCTGACAGATGAAGATATGGATGATATGGTGGCTCCCAGCTTCTATGACGAAAACCCCAGGCATGTGGAAGCCGTGGTGGATAACATCTACAAGAACTGGAAGAACCGCTCGGCGGATGGGCGCTACAACGCCATTCTGACCACACATGTGGGGGGAGGCAGAGCCAGCACTCCCATGGCCATGATGTATTTCCGGGAATGCATGAAAGCCAATGAGAAGAAGCTCCATGGAACGAACCTCAAAGTGGCAGTGACGTTCAGCCCGGATAACACGAATTCTGATGGCATGTGTGAAACCAACAAAGGTCTCCATGAAGCCATCGAAGCCTACAACAAACAGTTTGGGACCACATTTGGACTCGATACGGTGCAGGAGTACAACGAAGATGTATCCATGAGGCTGCGTCAGCTGGATCCGGATGGAAACAACCTGGATCTGGTGATTGTCGTGGACAGGCTGCTGACAGGATTTGATGCTCCCTGCCTGAACACGCTATATGTGGATCGCACATTGAAAGGTCCGGGCCTGGTACAGGCGTATTCCCGCACCAATCGGATTTCCAGCCGCAGCTACAAGCAGTTTGGCCAGGTGGTCAACTTCCGCTGGCCGAAGCAGAATGAAAAGCTGATGAATGATGCCCTGGCAGTCTATTCCGACAAGAAAAATGCAGGTAAGACTTCTGGAGAGCAGCAGCGAGCTCTTGTTGGCTGGGATATTCTGGCTGGCTCATTTGAAGAAGAACTGGCCAAAGCGAAAGAAATGGTCCAGGAAATCCGGGAAAAAACCGATGACTTTACGCAGATACCGGCTTCAGAACAGGAGCAGAACAATATCTATCAAGTTATGCAGCAGTTCAACCGGAAAGTGGCTCTGCTGAAGCAGTATCCGATGGCCATGAATGACGCAAAGGAACCCATTCCGGATTCAGGGTATGACTACAATGACCCGGAAAAGCTGGTGATCATGCTGGGAATGGAGTCCGGTGAGAACCAGATGCTTACAATGCTCACCAATGAAATGAAGTCGATGATGGCCAAAAAGCAGCACATTCCCGTAACGGACATAGACTTGATGGTGGAGCTTCGCAAAGATGTGGTGGTCAACTACGATTATCTGACAAAACTGCTTGAGGACCTGATGAACCAGGTACATGACGAAAAAGAGGAAGAAATCGAGAAGACCAGGGAAGAAATCATCAAGTTTGCGAATACGCTGGAAGATATTCCACAGGCAAAACAGATCATTGCAGCGGCAAAGGCGATTATCCGCAAAGAGTATCCACCCCGGAATTCAGGGATGACCTATCCCTACCAGTTGACCAACAGCCTGGATGTGGTCAGTGACGTAAATCGGATCACAGTGCGGAAACGGGTGCTTGATTTCCGAAACAAATGGGGTATTACCGATGTAGTTTCCTATCAGGAACTAATGGATCTTATGAAACATCATGGCTATGAAAAGCAGGATCTGGATATGGCAGGTCAGCTGACAAATATCTTGAAGGAAGGAGCCCAGAACTATCAGGTTATGGCGGAAGATCCAGCCATCCGGTCCCTTTCCAGGCTGAAATACCGCAATGGTCTGAGAGCAGCGGTCTATGCGCTGGCAGACAGTCTGACTGAAGAGGGCAGGAGCCTGGAGGAATGA
- a CDS encoding alpha/beta fold hydrolase produces MREEGFQPAYEEAGSGIPLILLHGNGEDRSYFRHQIKDLQNLRHVYALDTRGHGLSPRGTAPFTLDQFARDLEEFMDQNGIEQAELLGFSDGANIALLFALNHPERVTKLILAGGNLFPEGMDPKDLEEVRAEYKTATGHQKELLSLMVNEPHVQPDELKKLTMPVLVTAGSEDVILEEHTRLMAESVPDSRLVILPGSHWNAAESPKAFNEMVRAFLEGE; encoded by the coding sequence ATGAGAGAAGAGGGCTTTCAGCCGGCATATGAGGAAGCGGGAAGCGGGATTCCTCTGATCCTGCTCCATGGCAACGGGGAAGACCGGTCGTATTTCCGGCACCAGATCAAAGACCTGCAGAACTTGCGGCATGTCTATGCCCTGGACACAAGAGGGCATGGGCTAAGCCCGAGAGGAACGGCACCCTTCACTCTGGACCAGTTTGCCAGGGACCTGGAGGAATTCATGGACCAGAACGGCATCGAACAGGCAGAGCTCCTCGGTTTTTCCGATGGAGCCAATATCGCGCTGTTGTTCGCGCTGAACCATCCAGAGAGAGTCACAAAGCTGATCCTGGCAGGCGGCAACCTGTTTCCGGAGGGAATGGACCCGAAGGACCTGGAAGAGGTCAGGGCAGAATACAAAACGGCGACTGGGCATCAGAAGGAACTCCTGTCGCTGATGGTGAACGAACCACATGTCCAGCCGGATGAGCTGAAGAAGCTCACGATGCCGGTACTGGTGACGGCAGGAAGCGAGGATGTGATCCTGGAAGAGCACACGAGGCTGATGGCAGAGTCCGTTCCGGACAGCCGGCTCGTCATCCTGCCAGGCAGTCACTGGAATGCGGCGGAGAGTCCGAAGGCGTTCAACGAAATGGTGCGGGCGTTTCTGGAGGGTGAGTGA